A stretch of Paenibacillus peoriae DNA encodes these proteins:
- a CDS encoding DUF2062 domain-containing protein — MFQNIGRAIRLNFIKLLRAPGGVKKISLGFAIGFALEMIVISTASLVYLVFYPIVRLSGGSLPAAIVGNVVGKLTFLPIVLMPFAKQVGAWIYPSHYPVHVRGGRLHEHSFMELFHGNWSVFRDLLHGGLHILIGMSIFGVVLGIISYFVIQVLYNRSLHKRLEKRKLRHGAAFSAARLLKNG, encoded by the coding sequence ATGTTTCAAAATATAGGGCGTGCGATTCGGCTGAATTTCATCAAGCTGTTGCGCGCCCCTGGAGGAGTTAAAAAGATCTCCTTGGGCTTCGCCATTGGCTTTGCGCTGGAGATGATTGTGATTTCCACGGCTTCTCTGGTATACCTTGTTTTTTATCCGATTGTTCGTCTCTCTGGCGGCTCGCTGCCTGCGGCCATTGTGGGTAACGTTGTAGGTAAGCTGACCTTTTTGCCAATTGTACTAATGCCATTCGCCAAGCAAGTGGGGGCTTGGATTTATCCATCTCATTATCCGGTACATGTCAGGGGCGGACGACTTCACGAGCATTCTTTTATGGAGCTGTTTCACGGCAACTGGTCTGTATTCAGAGACTTGTTGCACGGAGGCTTGCACATCCTGATCGGCATGTCGATTTTCGGTGTGGTGCTGGGCATTATCTCGTATTTTGTCATTCAGGTTCTGTATAATCGTTCGCTGCACAAACGGTTGGAGAAGCGGAAGTTGCGTCATGGCGCAGCATTTTCGGCGGCCAGACTGCTGAAGAATGGATAA
- a CDS encoding YhgE/Pip domain-containing protein: MRKIWQIYLTDWRNVFKVSTGTLLVIGIILLPSVYAWVNLKAMWDPYANTSGIKIAVTSQDQGAEVNGKKINIGDEVLHNLQNNKKLGWTFVNEAEARKGVLDGDYYASLLIPKDFSEKITSVLTENPQKPEIDYAVNEKINAVAPKITSSGATSLTNQISQNFIETASQAVLTKLKDAGVKLEEELPTIRNIENRVLELNNRLPDIDRLGKQALELERNLPKIKAQGQKIIALKEKIPEINRAGDLVLKIDKNMPELDKVAAVILDIQKRLPDIQKAGDRIVELDQNFSKVESALTTALEDTQTALKVINAAQRALPEVQQIADTGKDFTTGLLEFLDKNEGALDSIGTVVKEDLQLVQQIANEVSQITDIIRGVDFDPKAAQAAVNRVSGRLTTAVGVLDHISQLLNRVNGYLPSQPLDSLISRVGGVEDRFRRLNSTVTSIGNAIQRGEKPAQNLLDDTDRLAGEISSGIDNILGNYDTEYAPAIQKALDQIKSVARNSANVLTTAQEQLPNIEKLLNDAQAAAEFGQQELTRLQQDLPQYRQKLHEAATMIQGRMGEFTNAVNKAADFVNNDLPTVKSKIHQAADFVRNDLPKAEQQFVKMADLIENKFPEAEKAVHQVANFVRTDLPAAEDSIRQAADTIRKLKGENALGRAIALLKGDVKKESEFLGSPVSLKQERIYPIPNYGSAMSPFYTTLSIWVGAMLLVSMFRVDVDDPEGQFKSYQVYFGRLMTFSTIGIFQALSVSLGDLFLLGAYVDAKVAFVLSSMLISLVFTAMTYTLVSVFGNIGKGLAVILLVLQFSSSGGTFPIATSTPFFQALNPFVPFTYAVSLLRETVGGMLASTVIRDVVMLFVFIGVCFLFGLVLKKPLSKHTKKMAERAKETKLIP; the protein is encoded by the coding sequence TTGCGGAAGATATGGCAAATCTACTTAACAGACTGGAGAAATGTATTCAAAGTATCGACCGGGACTTTATTAGTCATTGGCATCATTCTTTTGCCTTCCGTCTATGCATGGGTGAATTTGAAAGCGATGTGGGATCCATATGCGAATACATCTGGAATTAAAATTGCAGTTACCAGCCAAGATCAGGGTGCAGAAGTGAATGGTAAGAAGATTAATATCGGCGATGAGGTTTTGCATAACCTTCAAAATAACAAGAAGCTGGGTTGGACTTTTGTGAATGAAGCGGAAGCACGGAAAGGTGTGTTGGATGGTGATTATTATGCCAGCCTGCTGATCCCGAAAGACTTTTCAGAGAAAATTACGAGTGTGCTGACGGAAAATCCGCAAAAGCCGGAAATTGATTACGCCGTAAATGAAAAAATTAATGCAGTAGCTCCGAAAATTACATCTTCGGGGGCAACCTCTCTGACGAACCAGATTAGCCAAAACTTTATTGAAACTGCCAGCCAGGCGGTATTGACGAAGTTGAAGGATGCTGGAGTAAAGTTGGAGGAGGAACTCCCGACAATTCGTAACATTGAAAACCGGGTGTTGGAGCTAAATAATCGACTACCGGATATCGATAGGTTGGGCAAACAGGCCTTGGAGCTGGAGCGAAATTTGCCGAAAATTAAGGCGCAGGGACAAAAGATTATCGCATTGAAGGAGAAAATTCCTGAAATTAACCGCGCCGGTGACCTGGTGCTCAAAATTGACAAAAACATGCCTGAGCTGGACAAGGTAGCCGCTGTTATTTTAGATATCCAAAAAAGACTACCTGATATTCAAAAGGCTGGTGATCGAATTGTTGAACTGGATCAAAATTTTAGCAAGGTAGAAAGCGCACTGACCACCGCCCTGGAGGATACGCAAACGGCTCTTAAAGTTATTAATGCTGCCCAGAGGGCACTGCCAGAAGTACAGCAGATAGCGGACACAGGCAAGGACTTTACAACCGGTTTACTTGAATTTCTGGACAAAAATGAGGGTGCGCTTGATTCGATAGGTACAGTAGTTAAAGAAGATTTACAACTGGTACAACAAATTGCGAATGAGGTTTCTCAGATTACAGACATCATTCGTGGTGTGGATTTTGATCCTAAAGCAGCACAAGCTGCGGTGAATCGTGTCAGCGGTAGGCTGACAACTGCCGTGGGGGTGCTGGATCATATTTCTCAATTGCTGAACCGTGTGAACGGATACTTGCCAAGTCAACCTCTGGATTCACTTATTTCCCGTGTGGGCGGGGTGGAGGATCGTTTCCGCCGTCTGAATAGCACAGTAACTAGTATCGGGAATGCCATCCAGCGCGGTGAAAAGCCTGCGCAAAATCTGCTGGATGACACTGATCGCCTTGCTGGAGAAATCAGTAGCGGAATTGACAACATTTTGGGCAATTATGATACGGAGTATGCACCCGCCATTCAAAAGGCGCTAGATCAGATCAAATCCGTAGCCCGCAATTCTGCCAATGTGCTGACTACAGCTCAAGAGCAGCTACCGAATATTGAAAAGCTATTAAATGACGCACAGGCTGCAGCAGAATTCGGCCAGCAAGAGCTAACACGTCTCCAGCAGGATCTGCCACAATACCGTCAGAAACTGCATGAAGCGGCGACAATGATTCAGGGACGTATGGGCGAGTTTACGAATGCTGTGAACAAAGCAGCAGACTTCGTAAATAACGATTTGCCGACGGTTAAAAGTAAAATTCATCAGGCGGCAGATTTTGTGCGTAATGATTTGCCCAAAGCGGAACAACAGTTTGTCAAAATGGCTGACTTAATTGAAAATAAATTTCCTGAAGCGGAAAAAGCGGTGCACCAAGTGGCCAATTTTGTAAGGACCGATCTTCCAGCTGCCGAGGATTCCATACGTCAGGCTGCAGACACCATTCGCAAGCTTAAGGGCGAAAATGCACTCGGACGCGCTATTGCATTGCTCAAGGGGGATGTGAAAAAGGAAAGTGAGTTTCTCGGCAGTCCGGTATCGTTGAAGCAGGAACGGATATATCCAATCCCTAACTATGGTTCTGCGATGTCACCTTTTTACACTACATTGTCGATTTGGGTAGGTGCGATGCTACTGGTATCAATGTTCAGGGTAGATGTGGATGACCCGGAAGGACAATTTAAAAGCTACCAAGTGTATTTCGGACGGCTGATGACATTCTCCACAATTGGTATTTTTCAGGCGCTGAGCGTATCTCTCGGTGACTTGTTCCTGCTCGGGGCGTATGTGGATGCCAAAGTAGCCTTTGTACTATCCTCTATGCTGATCAGTCTGGTGTTTACGGCGATGACCTATACACTAGTTTCTGTGTTCGGCAATATCGGCAAGGGACTGGCGGTCATCCTGCTGGTGCTTCAATTCTCCAGTTCAGGAGGGACGTTTCCGATTGCGACGAGTACACCATTCTTTCAGGCGCTGAATCCATTTGTACCATTTACCTATGCGGTTAGTCTGTTACGAGAGACAGTAGGAGGGATGTTGGCTTCAACGGTGATACGGGATGTGGTGATGCTGTTTGTATTTATCGGTGTTTGCTTCCTGTTTGGATTGGTGTTGAAGAAGCCGCTCAGCAAGCATACGAAAAAAATGGCTGAGCGAGCGAAAGAAACGAAATTAATTCCTTGA
- a CDS encoding aldo/keto reductase, translating into MEYSYLGKSGLKVSRLCLGTMNFGPETEEKDAFKIMDAALDAGINFFDTANVYGHDRKGWTEEIIGRWFQQGGGRREKVVLATKVYGDMKNEHDGPNAGSGLSAYKIRRHLDASLKRLQTDHVELYQMHHIDRNVSWDELWGVFESVVDRGQVGYIGSSNFAGWHIAVAQAEAKARRFLGLVSEQHLYNLNERSAELEVLPAAQELGLGVIPWSPLAGGLLGRNALAGTGSRSARAKEKVEQNRMKLEQFAALSRELGEKEDVIALAWVLSHPAVTAPIIGPRTLEQLEDALRVPEVKLSEEVLAKLNEIFPGPGKPAPEAYAW; encoded by the coding sequence ATGGAGTATTCATACTTAGGAAAGTCAGGCTTAAAGGTGAGTCGGTTATGTCTGGGGACGATGAATTTCGGACCAGAAACCGAAGAAAAGGATGCGTTTAAAATTATGGATGCCGCACTGGATGCGGGCATTAACTTTTTTGATACGGCTAATGTATATGGCCATGACCGTAAAGGTTGGACAGAGGAAATTATCGGACGTTGGTTCCAGCAGGGCGGCGGAAGACGCGAGAAGGTCGTGTTGGCAACGAAGGTATACGGAGATATGAAAAATGAACATGACGGACCCAATGCAGGATCAGGCTTGTCTGCTTACAAAATTCGCCGCCATTTGGATGCGTCTCTGAAACGTCTGCAGACCGACCATGTAGAGCTATACCAAATGCATCACATTGACCGAAACGTGTCATGGGATGAGCTGTGGGGCGTATTCGAGTCCGTGGTGGATCGGGGACAAGTTGGTTATATCGGTTCCAGTAATTTTGCGGGCTGGCACATTGCGGTGGCGCAGGCCGAAGCGAAGGCACGGCGTTTTTTGGGGCTTGTATCCGAGCAGCATTTGTACAACTTGAACGAACGTTCCGCCGAGCTTGAAGTATTACCGGCAGCTCAGGAGCTGGGGCTGGGTGTGATCCCATGGAGCCCGTTGGCGGGCGGACTGCTGGGACGGAATGCGTTAGCTGGTACAGGTTCCCGCAGCGCACGCGCCAAGGAAAAGGTGGAGCAGAATCGTATGAAGCTGGAGCAATTTGCAGCATTGTCCCGCGAGCTGGGTGAAAAGGAAGACGTGATTGCACTGGCTTGGGTACTTTCCCATCCGGCTGTAACGGCTCCAATTATCGGACCACGGACCTTAGAACAGTTAGAGGATGCACTACGGGTACCTGAGGTCAAATTGAGCGAGGAAGTGCTTGCCAAGCTGAATGAGATTTTCCCGGGTCCGGGAAAACCTGCGCCAGAAGCCTACGCTTGGTAA